A genomic stretch from Setaria viridis chromosome 1, Setaria_viridis_v4.0, whole genome shotgun sequence includes:
- the LOC140221653 gene encoding uncharacterized protein, giving the protein MAAAAVWALKAVRCTSKVWARRKRAPPSLLPNCKFVIYLLNVLEEGRQFSAGEIQLCRECQDRLELALRERAAYWKQRGKCRAIREGDANTRFFHTQATHRLRRNNIRALTVDGIVVSSHHDKTTTLTGHLQELLLARAADTGAVDYSNLYATSARVDNRPLLQPFTETEAQKAVRAMNKSSLPGPDGFGPAFYAAAWTTVSPEILRLAQAFQEEAVDLERLNRAYVVMIPKGATASMPSDYRPICLQNCSLKITFKMLTTHLQGQIFRLIDLDQTGFIRGRSNQRILFTRWSLSKFVTGKNSPQLCSSSTLPRPSTL; this is encoded by the coding sequence atggcggcggcggcggtctggGCTCTAAAAGCTGTTCGATGCACGTCCAAGGTATGGGCTCGGCGTAAGCGAGCACCTCCGTCTCTTCTACCCAACTGCAAATTCGTTATATACCTACTTAATGTCCTCGAGGAGGGACGCCAGTTTTCTGCAGGAGAAATCCAACTATGCCGGGAATGTCAAGACCGGCTGGAGCTCGCTCTGCGGGAGCGAGCAGCGTACTGGAAGCAGCGCGGCAAATGCCGCGCCATCCGCGAAGGTGATGCTAATACGCGGTTCTTCCACACGCAAGCGACCCATCGGCTGCGGCGCAACAACATCCGGGCGCTGACGGTGGACGGCATCGTGGTGTCCTCGCACCACGATAAAACCACCACACTCACCGGGCACCTACAGGAGCTCCTGCTTGCACGTGCGGCTGACACGGGCGCGGTTGACTACTCCAATCTCTACGCCACCTCGGCGAGGGTGGACAACCGCCCGCTGCTGCAGCCGTTCACGGAGACGGAAGCCCAGAAAGCTGTGCGGGCCATGAACAAGTCCAGTTTGCCCGGCCCCGATGGCTTCGGACCGGCGTTCTATGCCGCGGCATGGACCACCGTATCTCCAGAAATTCTACGGCTGGCACAGGCGTTCCAAGAAGAAGCCGTTGACTTGGAACGGCTGAACCGGGCGTATGTGGTCATGATCCCCAAAGGAGCTACTGCTTCGATGCCAAGTGACTACCGTCCCATATGCCTCCAAAATTGCTCACTGAAGATAACCTTCAAAATGCTCACTACACACCTCCAAGGTCAAATCTTCCGCCTCATTGATCTTGATCAAACAGGCTTCATCAGGGGGCGGTCCAATCAGAGAATTTTGTTTACGCGATGGAGCTTGTCCAAGTTTGTCACCGGCAAAAACTCCCCACAATTGTGCTCAAGCTCGACTTTGCCAAGGCCTTCGACTCTGTGA
- the LOC117835447 gene encoding transcription factor bHLH95, with amino-acid sequence MAQDSPLHHQDNASSDERSITPPATMTFLGPAENDNGGSRIDSPVGMDASKGKDVVLDAIQGGEHGSASGAKANTNRSKGKHSAAGKASTNTAKDGFPKGKGSLAADEDGDVKAHIVTERERRRRMKDLFSNLHALMPHIPDKVDKATLVGETIHFIKALEKTKVQLEKQKQEQALARQAAAQAMSSLSVMQTAQGMAAMSNGWGPVPQQQPLAAVAAAAPPPPLAAATGPAGFQTWSAPNVVLSISDEKAVINLCLPRHPRMLTLVMSVLNKHGIDVITAHVAAEGARSMITIYTSVNGGENPSAEDIYKLAVSEIMVWLSS; translated from the exons ATGGCTCAAGACAGTCCCCTTCACCACCAAGACAACGCCTCTTCCGACGAGCGCAGCATCACGCCTCCGGCAACCATGACATTCCTGGGTCCCGCTGAGAATGACAACGGTGGATCCAGGATTGATAGCCCGGTGGGCATGGATGCTAGCAAGGGGAAGGACGTCGTCCTGGATGCTATCCAAGGTGGAGAGCATGGCTCGGCGAGCGGCGCCAAGGCCAACACCAACAGATCCAAAGGTAAGCACTCAGCAGCGGGAAAAGCTTCCACCAACACCGCCAaagatggcttccccaaggGTAAGGGCTCGTTGGCTGCTGACGAAGACGGCGACGTCAAAGCCCACATCGTAACAGAGCGAGAGCGCCGGAGGCGGATGAAGGACCTGTTCAGCAATCTGCACGCGCTCATGCCCCACATCCCAGACAAG GTCGACAAGGCGACTCTGGTGGGAGAGACGATCCACTTCATCAAGGCCCTAGAGAAGACCAAGGTCCAGCTTGAGAAGCAGAAGCAGGAACAGGCACTCGCACGGCAAGCCGCCGCTCAGGCCATGTCCTCCTTGTCGGTGATGCAGACCGCGCAAGGTATGGCCGCCATGTCGAATGGCTGGGGGCCTGTGCCGCAGCAACAGCCTCTTGCTGCGGTTGCGgccgcagcaccaccaccaccgctcgccgcggccacggggccggctGGGTTTCAGACGTGGTCGGCACCGAACGTTGTGCTGAGCATCTCCGACGAGAAGGCAGTCATCAACCTGTGCCTGCCGCGGCACCCACGCATGCTAACGCTGGTGATGTCCGTGCTGAACAAGCACGGGATCGATGTGATCACGGCGCACGTCGCGGCCGAGGGTGCACGGAGCATGATTACCATCTATACCAGT GTGAATGGAGGTGAGAACCCTTCCGCGGAGGACATATACAAGTTGGCCGTGTCGGAGATCATGGTCTGGCTCTCCAGCTAG